A single genomic interval of Gavia stellata isolate bGavSte3 chromosome 31, bGavSte3.hap2, whole genome shotgun sequence harbors:
- the SFTPC gene encoding pulmonary surfactant-associated protein C: protein MDSSSKEALMEEAPPRYTASPRLPCVPHQLKCLLIVVVVVVILVVVIVAFLLLGLHITETHAETVLRMTIQGLDGEGTPQHLSMSKKERTGMFAVRDGLNASAMVVYDYSKLLVGYRSWRHRACYITRVDKENIPGLDAVTETFQRRQAEMKDAGDNAVPLADRSILGTTVNILCSTVPVYWA, encoded by the exons ATGGACAGCAGCTCCAAAGAAGCGCTGATGGAGGAGGCACCTCCG CGGTACACGGCCTCCCCCCGCCTGCCCTGCGTCCCCCACCAGCTCAAGTGCCTCCTGAtcgtggtggtggtggtggtcaTCCTGGTGGTGGTCATCgtcgccttcctcctcctggggCTGCACATCACCGAGACGCACGCCGAAACG GTCTTGCGAATGACCATCCAGGGCCTGGATGGCGAAGGGACCCCCCAGCACCTCTCCATGAGCAAGAAGGAAAGGACTGGGATGTTCGCCGTGCGGGACGGGCTCAACGCCTCCGCCATGGTGGTGTACGACTACAGCAAG CTGCTGGTCGGCTACAGGTCCTGGCGTCACCGCGCCTGCTACATCACCCGCGTGGACAAGGAGAACATCCCGGGGCTGGATGCCGTCACTGAGACCTTCCAGCGCCGGCAG GCTGAGATGAAGGATGCCGGGGACAACGCCGTGCCCCTGGCCGACCGCTCCATCCTGGGCACCACCGTTAACATCCTCTGCAGCACCGTCCCCGTCTACTGGGCATAG